From the genome of Lepus europaeus isolate LE1 unplaced genomic scaffold, mLepTim1.pri SCAFFOLD_503, whole genome shotgun sequence, one region includes:
- the RHOT2 gene encoding LOW QUALITY PROTEIN: mitochondrial Rho GTPase 2 (The sequence of the model RefSeq protein was modified relative to this genomic sequence to represent the inferred CDS: deleted 1 base in 1 codon) yields the protein MRRDVRILLLGEAQVGKTSLILSLVGEAFPDEVPPRAEEITIPADVTPEKVPTRIVDSSEAEQTAAELQDEIRKANVVCVVYDVSEEATIEKIWTKWIPLVNGGAEAGRRVPIILVGNKSDLRPGSSLEAVLPIMSQFAEIETCVECSAKSLRNVSELFYYAQKAVLHPTAPLYDAEAKQLQPACAQALTRVFRLSDQDLDQVLSDQELNAFQESCFGRPLAPQALEDVKMVVSRHVAGGVREDGLTLEGFLFLNTLFIQRGRHETTWAILRRFGYSDTLELTADYLSPPLHVPPGCSTELSHLGYQFVQRAFEKHDQDRDGALSPAELRSLFSVFPEAPWGPGLPSTVPTEAGRLPLHGYLCQWTLLAYLDVRRCLGHLGYLGYPTLCGQDSQAQAITVTREKRLDQEKGQTQRRVLLCKVLGAPGVGKSAFLQAFLGRGLGESPAEPPAHAINTVHVRGQEKYLILCEVGTAGPPDASCDVACLLFDGSDPQSFLHCAGIYKRHYVDGQTPCLFVSSKADLPEGPAAPGPSPAEFCRRHRLPAPARFSCTGPALPRASVYTQLATMATFPHLAQAERGPSCSWLRGLLGALGAAAVAILSFSLYRVLRSR from the exons ATGAGGCGAGACGTGCGCATCCTGCTGCTGGGCGAGG CCCAGGTGGGGAAGACGTCGCTGATCCTGTCGCTGGTGGGCGAGGCGTTCCCGGACGAG GTCCCTCCGCGGGCGGAGGAGATCACGATCCCCGCGGACGTCACCCCCGAGAAGGTGCCCACGCGCATCGTGGACTCCTCAG AAGCCGAGCAGACGGCGGCCGAGCTGCAGGACGAGATCCGCAAG GCGAacgtggtgtgtgtggtgtacgACGTCTCCGAGGAGGCCACCATCGAGAAG ATCTGGACCAAATGGATCCCGCTGGTGAACGGAGGGGCGGAGGCTGGACGCAG GGTGCCCATCATCCTGGTGGGCAACAAGTCGGACCTGCGGCCCGGGAGCTCCCTGGAGGCCGTGCTGCCCATCATGAGCCAGTTCGCTGAGATCGAGACCTGTGTGGAG tgctcgGCCAAGAGCCTCCGGAACGTCTCCGAGCTGTTCTACTACGCCCAGAAGGCCGTCCTGCACCCCACGGCCCCACTCTATGACGCGGAGGCCAAGCAG CTGCAGCCCGCATGCGCCCAGGCCCTCACGCGCGTCTTCAGGCTGTCAGATCAGGACCTGGACCAGGTGCTCAGCGACCAGGAGCTCAACGCCTTCCAG GAGTCCTGCTTCGGCCGGCCGCTGGCCCCACAGGCCCTGGAGGACGTGAAAATGGTGGTGAGCAGGCACGTGGCAGGCGGCGTGCGGGAGGATGGCCTGACGCTGGAGG GCTTCCTCTTCCTCAACACCCTGTTCATCCAGCGTGGCCGCCACGagaccacctgggccatcctgcgcCGCTTCGGCTACAGTGACACCCTGGAGCTCACGGCCGACTACCTCTCCCCGCC GCTGCACGTGCCCCCCGGCTGCAGCACGGAGCTCAGCCATCTCGGCTACCAGTTTGTGCAGAGAGCATTCGAGAAGCATGACCAG GACCGGGACGGCGCCCTCTCGCCCGCCGAGCTGCGCAGCCTCTTCAGCGTGTTCCCCGAAGCCCCCTGGGGGCCCGGGCTCCCGAGCACGGTGCCCACCGAGGCCGGCCGGCTGCCACTGCACGGCTACCTGTGCCAGTGGAC cctgcTGGCCTACCTGGACGTGCGGCGCTGCCTCGGGCACCTCGGCTACCTGGGCTACCCCACGCTCTGCGGCCAGGACTCGCAGGCCCAGGCCATCACAG TCACCCGTGAGAAGCGGCTGGACCAGGAGAAGGGGCAGACGCAGCGGCGCGTGCTCCTGTGCAAGGTGCTGGGGGCCCCGGGCGTGGGCAAGTCCGCCTTCCTTCAGGCCTTCCTGGGCCGCGGCCTGGGG GAGTCCCCCGCGGAGCCCCCCGCCCACGCCATCAACACCGTGCACGTCCGTGGGCAGGAGAAGTACCTGATC CTGTGCGAGGTGGGCACCGCCGGGCCGCCGGACGCCAGCTGCGACGTCGCCTGCCTCCTGTTCGACGGCAGCGACCCCCAGTCCTTCCTGCACTGCGCCGGCATCTACAAG CGCCACTACGTGGACGGGCAGACGCCCTGCCTCTTCGTCTCCTCCAAGGCTGACCTGCCCGAGGGCCCCGCTGCGCCCGGCCCGTCCCCGGCCGAGTTCTGCCGG CGGCACCGGCTGCCCGCCCCGGCCCGGTTCTCCTGCaccggccccgccctgccccgagCCTCGGTCTACACTCAGCTCGCCACCATGGCCACCTTCCC ACACCTGGCCCAGGCAGAGCGGGgcccctcctgctcctggctgcgGGGCTTGCTGGGCGCCCTCGGGGCTGCGGCGGTCGCCATCCTCAGCTTCTCGCTGTACAGAGTCCTCAGGAGCCGATGA
- the RHBDL1 gene encoding rhomboid-related protein 1 isoform X1: MDRSSLLHLIHEQQLDPENTGFIGVDTFAGLVHSHELPLDPAKLDMLVALAQSNERGQVCYQELVDLIGSKRSSSFKRAIANGQRALPRDGLLDEPGLGFYKRFVRYVAYEILPCEVDRRWYFSRHRSCPPPVFMASVTLAQIVVFLCYGARLNKWVLQTYHPEYMKSPLVYHPGHRARAWCFLTYMFMHVGLEQLGFNALLQLMIGVPLEMVHGLLRISLLYLAGVLAGSLTVSITDMRAPVVGGSGGVYALCSAHLANVVMNWAGMRCPYKLLRMVLALVCMSSEVGRAVWLRFSPPLPAAGPQPSFMAHLAGAVVGVSMGLTILRSYEERLRDQCGWWVVLLAYGTFLLFAIFWNVFAYDLLGAHVPPPP; this comes from the exons ATGGACAGGAGCTCGCTGCTGCACCTCATCCACGAGCAG CAGCTGGACCCCGAGAACACTGGCTTCATTGGCGTGGACACCTTTGCTGGTCTGGTGCACAGCCATGAGCTGCCTCTGGACCCCGCCAAGCTGGACATGCTGGTGGCCCTGGCCCAGAGCAACGAGCGGGGCCAGGTCTGCTACCAGGAGCTCGTGGACCTG ATCGGCAGCAAGCGCTCCAGCAGCTTCAAGCGGGCCATCGCCAATGGACAGCGGGCGCTGCCCAGGGACGGGCTGCTGGACGAGCCCGGCCTGGGCTTCTACAAGCGCTTCGTGCGGTACGTGGCCTACGAGATCCTGCCCTGCGAGGTGGACCGCCGCTGGTACTTCTCCAGGCACCGCAGCTGCCCGCCCCCCGTGTTCATGGCCTCCGTCACCCTGGCGCAG ATCGTGGTGTTCCTGTGCTATGGGGCGCGGCTCAACAAGTGGGTGCTGCAGACCTACCACCCCGAGTACATGAAGAGCCCCCTCGTGTACCACCCGGGGCACCGGGCCCGCGCCTGGTGCTTCCTCACCTACATGTTCATGCACGTGGG gctggagcagctggggttcaacGCCCTGCTGCAGCTGATGATCGGGGTGCCCTTGGAGATGGTGCACGGCCTGCTGCGCATCAGCCTGCTGTACCTGGCCGGCGTGCTGGCAG GCTCCCTGACCGTGTCCATCACCGACATGCGGGCCCCCGTGGTGGGGGGCTCCGGCGGGGTCTACGCCCTGTGCTCGGCGCACCTGGCCAACGTCGTCATG AACTGGGCTGGGATGCGGTGCCCGTACAAGCTGCTGCGgatggtgctggccctggtgtGCA TGAGCTCGGAGGTGGGCCGCGCCGTGTGGCTGCGCTTCTCGCCGCCGCTGCCCGCCGCGGGCCCGCAGCCCAGCTTCATGGCGCACCTGGCGGGCGCCGTGGTGGGCGTGAGCATGGGCCTCACCATCCTGCGCAGCTACGAGGAGCGCCTGCGGGACCAGTGCGGCTGGTGGGTGGTCCTGCTGGCCTACGGCACCTTCCTGCTCTTCGCCATCTTCTGGAACGTCTTCGCCTACGACCTGCTGGGCGCCCACGTCCCCCCGCCGCCCTGA
- the RHBDL1 gene encoding rhomboid-related protein 1 isoform X2 produces the protein MDRSSLLHLIHEQLDPENTGFIGVDTFAGLVHSHELPLDPAKLDMLVALAQSNERGQVCYQELVDLIGSKRSSSFKRAIANGQRALPRDGLLDEPGLGFYKRFVRYVAYEILPCEVDRRWYFSRHRSCPPPVFMASVTLAQIVVFLCYGARLNKWVLQTYHPEYMKSPLVYHPGHRARAWCFLTYMFMHVGLEQLGFNALLQLMIGVPLEMVHGLLRISLLYLAGVLAGSLTVSITDMRAPVVGGSGGVYALCSAHLANVVMNWAGMRCPYKLLRMVLALVCMSSEVGRAVWLRFSPPLPAAGPQPSFMAHLAGAVVGVSMGLTILRSYEERLRDQCGWWVVLLAYGTFLLFAIFWNVFAYDLLGAHVPPPP, from the exons ATGGACAGGAGCTCGCTGCTGCACCTCATCCACGAGCAG CTGGACCCCGAGAACACTGGCTTCATTGGCGTGGACACCTTTGCTGGTCTGGTGCACAGCCATGAGCTGCCTCTGGACCCCGCCAAGCTGGACATGCTGGTGGCCCTGGCCCAGAGCAACGAGCGGGGCCAGGTCTGCTACCAGGAGCTCGTGGACCTG ATCGGCAGCAAGCGCTCCAGCAGCTTCAAGCGGGCCATCGCCAATGGACAGCGGGCGCTGCCCAGGGACGGGCTGCTGGACGAGCCCGGCCTGGGCTTCTACAAGCGCTTCGTGCGGTACGTGGCCTACGAGATCCTGCCCTGCGAGGTGGACCGCCGCTGGTACTTCTCCAGGCACCGCAGCTGCCCGCCCCCCGTGTTCATGGCCTCCGTCACCCTGGCGCAG ATCGTGGTGTTCCTGTGCTATGGGGCGCGGCTCAACAAGTGGGTGCTGCAGACCTACCACCCCGAGTACATGAAGAGCCCCCTCGTGTACCACCCGGGGCACCGGGCCCGCGCCTGGTGCTTCCTCACCTACATGTTCATGCACGTGGG gctggagcagctggggttcaacGCCCTGCTGCAGCTGATGATCGGGGTGCCCTTGGAGATGGTGCACGGCCTGCTGCGCATCAGCCTGCTGTACCTGGCCGGCGTGCTGGCAG GCTCCCTGACCGTGTCCATCACCGACATGCGGGCCCCCGTGGTGGGGGGCTCCGGCGGGGTCTACGCCCTGTGCTCGGCGCACCTGGCCAACGTCGTCATG AACTGGGCTGGGATGCGGTGCCCGTACAAGCTGCTGCGgatggtgctggccctggtgtGCA TGAGCTCGGAGGTGGGCCGCGCCGTGTGGCTGCGCTTCTCGCCGCCGCTGCCCGCCGCGGGCCCGCAGCCCAGCTTCATGGCGCACCTGGCGGGCGCCGTGGTGGGCGTGAGCATGGGCCTCACCATCCTGCGCAGCTACGAGGAGCGCCTGCGGGACCAGTGCGGCTGGTGGGTGGTCCTGCTGGCCTACGGCACCTTCCTGCTCTTCGCCATCTTCTGGAACGTCTTCGCCTACGACCTGCTGGGCGCCCACGTCCCCCCGCCGCCCTGA
- the STUB1 gene encoding E3 ubiquitin-protein ligase CHIP has product MKGKEEKEGGARLGGGGGGGGGPEKSPSAQELKEQGNRLFVGRKYPEAAACYGRAITRNPLVAVYYTNRALCYLKMQQHEQALADCRRALELDGQSVKAHFFLGQCQLELESYDEAIANLQRAYSLAKEQRLNFGDDIPSALRIAKKKRWNSLEERRIHQESELHAYLARLIAAERERELEECQRSHEGAEDDGHVRAQQACIEAKHDKYRADMDELFSQVDEKRKRRDVPDYLCGKISFELMREPCITPSGITYDRKDIEEHLQRVGHFDPVTRSPLTQEQLIPNLAMKEVIDAFISENGWVEDY; this is encoded by the exons ATGAAGggcaaggaggagaaggagggcggCGCGCggctgggcggcggcggcggcggcggcggcggccccgagAAGAGCCCGAGCGCGCAGGAGCTCAAGGAGCAGGGCAACCGGCTCTTCGTGGGCCGCAAGTACCCGGAGGCGGCGGCCTGCTACGGCCGCGCCATC ACGCGCAACCCGCTGGTGGCGGTGTACTACACCAACCGCGCCCTGTGCTACCTCAAGATGCAGCAGCACGAGCAGGCGCTGGCCGACTGCCGGCGCGCGCTGGAGCTGGACGGCCAGTCGGTGAAGGCGCACTTCTTCCTGGGCCAGTgccagctggagctggagagCTACGACGAGGCCATCGCCAACCTGCAGCGAG CCTACAGCCTGGCCAAGGAGCAGCGGCTCAACTTCGGGGACGACATCCCCAGCGCGCTGCGCATCGCCAAGAAGAAGCGCTGGAACAGCCTGGAGGAGCGGCGCATCCATCAGGAGAGCGAGCTGCACGCCTACCTCGCCAGGCTCATCGCGGCCGAGCGCGAGAG ggagctggaggagtGCCAGCGGAGCCACGAGGGGGCCGAGGACGACGGCCACGTCCGCGCCCAGCAGGCCTGCATTGAGGCCAAGCAC GACAAGTACAGGGCGGACATGGACGAGCTGTTCTCGCAAGTGGACGAGAAGAGAAAG AGGCGCGACGTCCCCGACTACCTGTGCGGCAAGATCAGCTTCGAGCTGATGCGGGAGCCCTGCATCACCCCCAGCGGCATCACCTACGACCGCAAGGACATCGAGGAGCACCTGCAG CGCGTGGGCCACTTTGACCCTGTGACCCGGAGCCCCCTGACCCAGGAACAGCTCATCCCCAACCTGGCCATGAAAGAGGTCATCGATGCGTTCATCTCGGAGAACGGCTGGGTGGAGGACTACTGA
- the JMJD8 gene encoding jmjC domain-containing protein 8 isoform X2, protein MAAGRAGAAGGGVVHRGAPGRPQLRRVRAARFRALCSREKLLASFGGRVVRLSTANTYSYRKVDLPFQEYVERLLRPQDPASLGNDTLYFFGDNNFTEWASLFGHYAPPPYGLLGTAPAHSFGVAGAGTGVPFHWHGPGYSEVIYGRKRWFLYPPEKTPQFHPNKTTLAWLRDTYPGLAPAARPLECTISAGEVLYFPARWWHATLNLDTCVFISTFLG, encoded by the exons ATG GcggcggggcgggccggggccgccGGAGGAGGAGTTGTGCACCGTGGAGCGCCGGGCCGACCTCAGCTACGCCGAGTTCGTGCAGCG AGGTTCCGCGCCCTGTGCTCCCGCGAAAAGCTGCTGGCCTCGTTCGGGGGCCGTGTGGTCCGGCTGAGCACCGCCAACACCTACTCCTACCGGAAAG TGGACCTGCCCTTCCAGGAGTACGTGGAGCGGCTGCTGCGGCCCCAGGACCCCGCCTCCCTGGGCAATG ACACTCTGTACTTCTTCGGCGACAACAACTTCACCGAGTGGGCGTCTCTGTTTGGGCACTACGCTCCGCCGCCCTACGGCCTGCTGGGGACGGCGCCCGCGCACAGCTTCGGCGTGGCAG GCGCGGGCACCGGGGTGCCCTTCCACTGGCACGGGCCCGGGTATTCGGAGGTGATCTACGGCCGCAAG CGCTGGTTCCTGTACCCGCCCGAGAAGACGCCGCAGTTTCACCCCAACAAGACCACGCTGGCCTGGCTCCGGGACACGTACCCAGGCCTGGCCCCGGCCGCGCGGCCGCTGGAGTGCACCATCTCCGCGGGCGAG GTGCTGTACTTCCCGGCCCGCTGGTGGCACGCCACGCTCAACCTGGACACGTGCGTGTTCATCTCCACCTTCCTCGGCTAG
- the JMJD8 gene encoding jmjC domain-containing protein 8 isoform X1 codes for MARPAGWSPLLLCALMALAGPSSAEAGDGGWRRGGPGPPEEELCTVERRADLSYAEFVQRYAFQRPVVLRGLTDNSRFRALCSREKLLASFGGRVVRLSTANTYSYRKVDLPFQEYVERLLRPQDPASLGNDTLYFFGDNNFTEWASLFGHYAPPPYGLLGTAPAHSFGVAGAGTGVPFHWHGPGYSEVIYGRKRWFLYPPEKTPQFHPNKTTLAWLRDTYPGLAPAARPLECTISAGEVLYFPARWWHATLNLDTCVFISTFLG; via the exons ATGGCGCGGCCGGCGGGGTGGTCGCCGCTGCTGCTCTGTGCGCTGATGGCGCTGGCGGGGCCCAGCTCCGCCGAGGCAGGGGACGGGGGATG GcggcggggcgggccggggccgccGGAGGAGGAGTTGTGCACCGTGGAGCGCCGGGCCGACCTCAGCTACGCCGAGTTCGTGCAGCG CTACGCCTTCCAGAGACCCGTGGTCCTGCGAGGGCTCACGGACAACTCG AGGTTCCGCGCCCTGTGCTCCCGCGAAAAGCTGCTGGCCTCGTTCGGGGGCCGTGTGGTCCGGCTGAGCACCGCCAACACCTACTCCTACCGGAAAG TGGACCTGCCCTTCCAGGAGTACGTGGAGCGGCTGCTGCGGCCCCAGGACCCCGCCTCCCTGGGCAATG ACACTCTGTACTTCTTCGGCGACAACAACTTCACCGAGTGGGCGTCTCTGTTTGGGCACTACGCTCCGCCGCCCTACGGCCTGCTGGGGACGGCGCCCGCGCACAGCTTCGGCGTGGCAG GCGCGGGCACCGGGGTGCCCTTCCACTGGCACGGGCCCGGGTATTCGGAGGTGATCTACGGCCGCAAG CGCTGGTTCCTGTACCCGCCCGAGAAGACGCCGCAGTTTCACCCCAACAAGACCACGCTGGCCTGGCTCCGGGACACGTACCCAGGCCTGGCCCCGGCCGCGCGGCCGCTGGAGTGCACCATCTCCGCGGGCGAG GTGCTGTACTTCCCGGCCCGCTGGTGGCACGCCACGCTCAACCTGGACACGTGCGTGTTCATCTCCACCTTCCTCGGCTAG
- the WDR24 gene encoding GATOR2 complex protein WDR24 — translation MEKMSRVTTALGGGVLTGHTMHCHLDAPANAISVCRDAAQVVVAGRSIFKIYAIEEEQFVEKLNLRVGRKPSLNLSCADVVWHQMDENLLATAATNGVVVTWNLGRPSRNKQDQLFTEHKRTVNKVCFHPTEAHVLLSGSQDGFMKCFDLRRKDSVSTFSGQSESVRDVQFSIRDYFTFASTFENGNVQLWDIRRPDRCERMFTAHHGPVFCCDWHPEDRGWLATGGRDKMVKVWDMTTPRAKETHCVQTIASVARVKWRPECRHHLATCSMMVDHNIYVWDVRRPFVPAAMFEEHRDVTTGIAWRHPHDPSFLLSGSKDSTLCQHLFRDASQPVEHANPEGLCYGLFGDLAFAAKESLVAAEAGRKPYAGDRRHPIFFKRKLDPAEPFSGLASSALSVFETEPGGGGMRWFVDTAERYALAGRPLSDLCEHNAKVARELGRNQVAQTWTMLRIIYCSPGLGPAAGLGHSLGKGGPCGLPLMNSFSLKDMAPGLGSETRLDRSKGDARSDAALLESSATLLTNEDNEETEGSDVPADYLLGDAEGEEDELYLLEPEHAAPEEPEYVLPQEAFPLRHEIVDTPPGPEHLQDKADSPHVSGSEADAASLAPVDSAFSLLSVSHALHDSRLPPDFFGALVRDMLHFYAEQGDVQMAVSVLIVLGERVRKDIDEQTQEHWYTSYIDLLQRFRLWNVSNEVVKLSTSRAVSCLNQASTTLHVNCSHCKRPMSSRGWVCDRCRRCASACAVCHHVVKGLFVWCQGCSHGGHLQHVMKWLEGSSHCPAGCGHLCEYS, via the exons ATGGAGAAGATGTCCCGCGTGACCACCGCCCTGGGCGGCGGCGTGCTGACCGGCCACACCATGCACTGCCACCTGGACGCGCCGGCCAACGCCATCAGCGTGTGCCGGGACGCGGCGCAGGTGGTCGTGGCCGGGCGCAGCATCTTCAAGATCTACGCCATCGAGGAGGAGCAGTTCGTGGAGAAGCTGAACCTGCGCGTGGGCCGCAAGCCCTCGCTCAACCTGAGCTGCGCAGACGTGGTCTGGCACCAGATGGACGAGAACCTGCTGGCGACGGCGGCCACCAACGGCGTGGTGGTCACCTGGAACCTGGGCCGGCCGTCGCGCAACAAGCAGGACCAGCTGTTCACGGAGCACAAGCGCACGGTGAACAAGGTGTGCTTCCACCCCACCGAGGCCCACGTGCTGCTCAGCGGCTCGCAGGACGGCTTCATGAAGTGCTTCGACCTGCGGCGCAAGGACTCGGTCAGCACCTTCTCGG GCCAGTCTGAGAGCGTGCGTGACGTCCAGTTCAGCATCCGGGACTACTTCACCTTCGCGTCCACGTTTGAGAACGGCAACGTGCAGCTCTGGGacatccggcgcccggaccggtgCGAGAGGATGTTCACGGCCCACCACGGCCCCGTCTTCTGCTGCGACTGGCACCCCGAGGACAG GGGCTGGCTGGCCACGGGCGGCCGGGACAAGATGGTGAAGGTCTGGGACATGACCACGCCTCGCGCCAAGGAGACGCACTGTGTGCAGACCATCGCCTCGGTGGCCCGCGTCAAGTGGCGGCCCGAGTGCCGCCACCACCTGGCCACCTGCTCCATGATGGTGGACCACAACATCTACGTGTGGGACGTGCGCCGGCCCTTCGTCCCGGCCGCCATGTTCGAGGAGCACCGCGACGTCACCACCGGCATCGCCTGGCGCCACCCGCACGACCCCTCCTTCCTGCTCTCGGGCTCCAAGGACAGCACGCTGTGCCAGCACCTGTTCCGTGACGCCAGCCAGCCCGTGGAGCACGCCAACCCCGAgggcctctgctatggcctctttGGGGACCTGGCCTTCGCTGCCAAGGAGAGCCTGGTGGCCGCCGAGGCCGGGCGCAAGCCCTATGCGGGCGACCGGCGCCACCCCATCTTCTTTAAGCGCAAGCTGGACCCGGCCGAGCCCTTCTCGGGCCTGGCCTCCAGCGCCCTCAGTGTCTTCGAGACGGAGCCGGGAGGGGGCGGCATGCGCTGGTTTGTGGACACGGCGGAGCGGTACGCCCTGGCCGGCCGGCCGCTGTCCGACCTCTGTGAGCACAACGCCAAGGTGGCTCGGGAGCTGGGCCGCAACCAG GTGGCACAGACGTGGACCATGCTGCGCATCATCTACTGCAGCCCCGGCCTGGGGCCGGCCGCCGGCCTCGGCCACAGCCTGGGCAAGGGCGGCCCCTGCGGCCTGCCGCTCATGAACAG cttcagcctgaaggatatggccccagggctgggcagcgAGACGCGGCTGGACCGCAGCAAAGGGGATGCCCGGAGTGACGCAGCTCTGCTGGAGTCCTCGGCCACGCTGCTCACCAACGAGG ACAACGAGGAGACGGAGGGCAGCGACGTGCCCGCCGACTACCTGCTGGGCGACGCCGAGGGCGAGGAGGACGAGCTGTACCTGCTGGAGCCGGAGCACGCTGCCC CCGAGGAGCCGGAGTACGTGCTGCCGCAGGAGGCCTTCCCGCTGCGCCACGAGATCGTGGACACGCCCCCCGGGCCCGAGCACCTGCAGGACAAGGCCGACTCTCCGCACGTGAGCGGCAGCGAGGCGGACGCGGCGTCGCTGGCGCCGGTGGACTCCGCCTTCTCGCTGCTGTCCGTGTCGCACGCGCTGCACGACAGCCGCCTGCCGCCCGACTTCTTCGGCGCGCTCGTGCGCGACATGCTGCACTTCTACGCCGAGCAGGGCGACGTGCAGATGGCCGTGTCCGTGCTCATCGTGCTGGGCGAGCGCGTGCGCAAGGACATCGACGAGCAGACGCAG GAGCACTGGTACACGTCCTACATCGACCTGCTGCAGCGCTTCCGCCTCTGGAACGTGTCCAACGAGGTGGTGAAGCTGAGCACCAGCCGGGCGGTCAGCTGCCTCAACCAGGCGTCCACCACGCTGCACGTCAACTGCAGCCACTGCAAGCGGCCCATGAGCAGCCGCGGCTGGGTGTGCGACCGCTGCCGCCGCTGCGCCAGCGCCTGCGCCGTGTGCCACCACGTGGTCAAGGGGCTGTTCGTGTggtgccagggctgcagccacGGCGGCCACCTGCAGCACGTCATGAAGTGGCTGGAGGGCAGCTCCCACTGCCCGGCCGGCTGCGGCCACCTGTGCGAGTACTCCTGA
- the FBXL16 gene encoding F-box/LRR-repeat protein 16: MSSPGVDGDPKPPCLPRNGLVKLPGQPNGLGAASITKGTPAAKNRPCPPPPPPTLPPPSLAAPLSRAALAGGPCPPAGGPASAPVPGPPAERPPLATDEKILNGLFWYFSACEKCVLAQVCRAWRRVLYQPKFWAGLTPVLHAKELYNVLPGGEKEFVNMQGFAARGFEGFCLVGVSDLDICEFIDHYALSKKGVTAMSLKRSTITDAGLEVMLEQMQGVVRLELSGCNDFTEAGLWSSLSARITSLSVSDCINVADDAIAAISQLLPNLAELSLQAYHVTDTALAYFTARQGHSTHTLRLLSCWEITNHGVVNVVHSLPNLTALSLSGCSKVTDDGVELVAENLRKLRSLDLSWCPRITDMALEYVACDLHRLEELVLDRCVRITDTGLSYLSTMSSLRSLYLRWCCQVQDFGLKHLLAMRSLRLLSLAGCPLLTAAGLSGLAQLQELEELELTNCPGATPELFQYFSQHLPRCLVIE, from the exons ATGTCGAGCCCGGGCGTCGATGGCGACCCCAAGCCTCCATGCCTGCCTCGGAACGGTCTGGTGAAGCTGCCCGGCCAGCCCAACGGCCTGGGCGCGGCCAGCATCACCAAGGGAACGCCGGCTGCCAAGAaccgcccctgcccgcccccaccccctcccaccctcccgccACCCAGCCTGGCAGCCCCGCTGTCCCGGGCCGCTCTGGCTGGGGGCCCCTGTCCCCCGGCAGGTGGGCCGGCCTCAGCCCCCGTGCCCGGACCCCCAGCCGAGCGGCCGCCGCTGGCCACGGACGAGAAGATCCTCAATGGCCTCTTCTGGTACTTCTCGGCCTGCGAGAAGTGCGTGCTGGCCCAGGTGTGCAGGGCCTGGCGGAGGGTGCTGTACCAGCCCAAGTTCTGGGCAGGCCTCACGCCCGTGCTGCACGCCAAGGAGCTCTACAACGTGCTGCCCGGCGGGGAGAAGGAGTTCGTGAACATGCAGGGCTTTGCCGCCAGGGGCTTTGAGGGCTTCTGCCTGGTGGGTGTCTCGGACCTGGACATCTGCGAGTTCATCGACCACTACGCGCTCTCCAAGAAGGGGGTCACGGCCATGAGCCTCAAGCGCTCCACCATCACCGACGCCGGCCTCGAG gtgaTGCTGGAGCAGATGCAGGGCGTGGTGCGCCTGGAGCTGTCCGGCTGCAACGACTTCACAGAGGCGGGGCTGTGGTCCAGCCTCAGCGCGCGCATCACCTCGCTGAGCGTCAGCGACTGCATCAACGTGGCGGACGACGCCATCGCCGCCATCTCGCAGCTGCTGCCCAACCTGGCCGAGCTGAGCCTGCAGGCCTACCACGTGACGGACACGGCGCTGGCCTACTTCACGGCGCGCCAGGGCCACAGCACGCACACGCTGCGCCTGCTCTCCTGCTGGGAGATCACCAACCACGGCGTGGTCAACGTGGTGCACAGCCTGCCCAACCTCACGGCGCTCAGCCTGTCCGGCTGCTCCAAGGTCACGGACGACGGCGTGGAGCTCGTGGCCGAAAACCTGCGCAAGCTGCGCAGCCTCGACCTCTCGTGGTGCCCGCGCATCACCGACATGGCGCTGGAGTACGTGGCCTGCGACCTGCACCGcctggaggagctggtgctggacAG GTGCGTGCGCATCACGGACACCGGCCTCAGCTATCTGTCCACCATGTCGTCCCTCCGCAGCCTCTACCTGCGATGGTGCTGCCAG gTGCAGGACTTCGGGCTGAAGCACCTCCTGGCCATGAGGAGCCTGCGCCTCCTGTCTTTGGCAg GCTGCCCGCTGCTCACCGCCGCGGGGCTGTCGGGCCTGGCGCAgctgcaggagctggaggagctggagctgaccAACTGCCCTGGGGCCACGCCCGAGCTCTTCCAGTACTTCTCGCAGCACCTGCCCCGCTGCCTGGTCATCGAATAG